In a genomic window of Croceibacterium sp. TMG7-5b_MA50:
- a CDS encoding GSCFA domain-containing protein — protein sequence MDPVTDVRFTIDRDARVATAGSCFAQHISRRISQSGYRYLVTEDGADLPAEERTAGGYGVFPARFGNIYTTVQLLQLFDEAFGKRDAPSEAWQRPDGRYVDSLRQQVEPRGFATPDCVTQDRARHLPQVRRMFEQADLFIFTLGLTEAWRSRTDGTVFSAAPGVVAGTFDPAKHEFVNFSVQESYAALREFLAKLREVNPAVKVVLTVSPVPLMATFSDRSVLVANSYSKSVLRVVAEMAVEEHDWVAYFPSYEIITGSFAGGLYYEADHREVNALGVAHAMRCFMRHYIAGGEDTVPVNDALFVDHQASQNVLCDEDVLDAARG from the coding sequence GTGGACCCGGTCACTGATGTTCGCTTCACCATCGACAGGGATGCGCGTGTCGCCACGGCCGGCAGCTGCTTCGCCCAGCATATTTCCCGCAGGATCAGCCAAAGCGGGTACCGCTACCTGGTGACGGAGGACGGCGCCGATTTGCCGGCAGAGGAACGGACTGCCGGCGGCTACGGCGTTTTCCCGGCGCGGTTCGGAAATATCTACACGACCGTGCAGTTGCTCCAGTTGTTCGACGAGGCCTTCGGCAAGCGCGATGCCCCATCGGAGGCATGGCAGCGCCCGGATGGGCGGTATGTCGATTCCCTGCGGCAGCAGGTCGAACCACGCGGCTTCGCTACGCCGGACTGTGTTACCCAGGATCGGGCCCGGCACCTGCCGCAGGTCCGCCGCATGTTCGAGCAGGCCGACCTGTTCATCTTCACCCTGGGTCTGACGGAAGCGTGGCGATCACGGACCGACGGCACCGTCTTCTCGGCGGCACCCGGCGTAGTCGCCGGAACGTTCGACCCGGCGAAGCACGAATTCGTGAACTTCTCGGTTCAGGAAAGCTACGCCGCGTTGCGGGAGTTTCTGGCGAAGCTCAGGGAGGTTAACCCTGCCGTGAAGGTGGTGCTGACGGTCTCCCCGGTGCCGTTAATGGCCACGTTCAGCGACAGATCCGTCCTGGTCGCGAACAGCTACAGCAAATCCGTGCTGCGGGTCGTTGCGGAGATGGCGGTCGAGGAGCACGATTGGGTCGCCTACTTTCCGTCCTATGAGATCATCACCGGCAGTTTTGCAGGAGGGCTGTATTACGAGGCCGATCACCGGGAGGTGAATGCGCTCGGCGTCGCTCATGCAATGCGCTGCTTCATGCGGCACTACATTGCCGGGGGCGAAGATACCGTGCCGGTGAACGATGCCCTCTTCGTCGATCATCAGGCAAGCCAAAACGTGCTTTGCGACGAAGACGTGCTCGATGCGGCGAGGGGTTGA
- a CDS encoding bestrophin family ion channel, with amino-acid sequence MIVTPAPRLGHIIAGVWRPLALLFVWDVIVTVTYYLLPFTAPGLPVTLFGTVLGLFLGFRSNSAYARWWEGRQLWGLMINASRNIARAAVNFLPDPEAVGLKQRLVRRQIAYVNALRCQLRRQPQEEVVHRYLRQGETDEALSRVNVANGVLDGNGRLIAEARDKGWLDTIQQAQMEAVLVDIANAQGGMERLKNTPLPHQYRWLPTVFTHLFCVLLPIGLVETLQYATPLGSTLAGVMFLAVLIIGDQLVDPFAGEVHDLPLTQMCRTIEIDLLQAIGEDAPPPIQPDADGVLW; translated from the coding sequence ATGATCGTCACGCCCGCACCCCGGCTGGGGCACATCATCGCCGGGGTGTGGCGCCCGTTGGCGCTGCTGTTTGTGTGGGACGTCATCGTCACCGTCACATATTACCTGCTGCCGTTCACCGCGCCTGGCCTGCCGGTGACGCTGTTCGGCACCGTGCTGGGGCTGTTCCTGGGGTTTCGCAGCAATTCGGCCTATGCCCGCTGGTGGGAAGGGCGCCAGCTCTGGGGTCTGATGATCAATGCCAGCCGCAACATCGCACGCGCGGCGGTAAACTTCCTGCCCGATCCAGAGGCGGTCGGGCTGAAGCAGCGGCTGGTCCGCCGGCAGATCGCCTATGTCAACGCGCTGCGCTGCCAATTGCGCCGCCAGCCGCAGGAGGAGGTGGTCCACCGCTACCTCCGCCAGGGCGAGACGGACGAGGCGCTGTCCCGCGTCAACGTTGCCAACGGCGTGCTCGACGGCAATGGCCGGCTGATTGCGGAGGCGCGGGACAAAGGCTGGCTCGACACGATCCAGCAGGCCCAGATGGAGGCGGTGCTGGTCGACATCGCCAATGCGCAGGGCGGGATGGAGCGGCTGAAGAACACGCCGCTGCCGCATCAATATCGCTGGTTACCGACCGTGTTCACGCACCTGTTCTGCGTACTGCTGCCGATCGGCCTGGTCGAGACGCTCCAGTATGCGACGCCGCTCGGCTCCACTTTGGCGGGCGTCATGTTTCTGGCGGTGCTCATCATCGGCGACCAGCTTGTCGATCCGTTCGCGGGGGAGGTCCACGACCTGCCGCTGACGCAGATGTGCCGCACGATCGAAATCGACCTGCTGCAAGCAATTGGCGAGGACGCGCCACCGCCAATCCAGCCCGATGCGGACGGTGTGCTGTGGTAG
- a CDS encoding agmatine deiminase family protein: MTTRWQMPPEWAPQDWLWIGFPHDPAEWPDLAAAQVQLAAFASAVAESGQEVRLLVRDAANEQRARALTHGAVRLERREFGDVWLRDTGPLVLRDGGGRRLGQRFGFNGWGGKFLMAGDETIGAELAGDAGLPVRTADWVLEGGAVDGDGTGLVVTTEQCLLNPNRNPHLSREEIENRLAADLGFDRVLWLGDGLLGDHTDGHVDNLARFVAPGRLALPQASAPDDPNRDVFADARRRAEAAGLEVLTVPSPGWMGEGDQAEPASYMNFVICNRVVVVPTYGSPLDDSAVAAINAMFPDREAIGLWADAILGGGGSFHCASQQMPSA; the protein is encoded by the coding sequence ATGACGACGCGATGGCAGATGCCGCCCGAATGGGCGCCGCAGGACTGGCTGTGGATCGGCTTCCCGCATGATCCGGCCGAATGGCCCGATTTGGCGGCCGCGCAGGTGCAGCTCGCCGCTTTTGCCAGCGCGGTGGCGGAAAGCGGGCAGGAGGTGCGCCTGCTGGTGCGCGACGCCGCGAACGAGCAGCGCGCGCGGGCGCTGACCCATGGTGCCGTTCGGCTGGAACGGCGCGAGTTCGGCGATGTCTGGCTGCGCGACACCGGACCGCTGGTGCTGCGCGATGGGGGCGGCAGGCGGCTGGGGCAGCGGTTCGGCTTCAATGGCTGGGGCGGCAAGTTCCTGATGGCTGGTGACGAGACAATCGGCGCGGAGCTGGCGGGTGATGCCGGCCTGCCGGTGCGCACCGCCGACTGGGTGCTGGAAGGGGGTGCCGTCGATGGCGACGGCACCGGTCTGGTCGTGACGACCGAGCAGTGCCTGCTGAACCCCAATCGCAATCCGCACCTCTCCCGCGAGGAGATCGAGAACCGCCTGGCGGCCGATCTCGGCTTCGACCGGGTGCTGTGGCTGGGTGACGGCCTGCTGGGCGACCATACGGATGGGCATGTCGACAACCTCGCCCGCTTCGTCGCGCCGGGCCGGTTGGCCCTGCCGCAGGCGAGCGCGCCCGACGATCCGAACCGCGATGTCTTTGCCGATGCGCGGCGGCGAGCGGAAGCGGCGGGGCTGGAGGTGCTGACCGTCCCCTCCCCCGGATGGATGGGGGAAGGCGACCAGGCGGAACCGGCAAGTTACATGAACTTCGTCATCTGCAACCGCGTGGTCGTGGTGCCGACCTACGGCTCTCCGCTGGATGATTCGGCAGTCGCGGCGATTAACGCGATGTTTCCCGATCGAGAGGCGATCGGCCTGTGGGCGGATGCCATCCTGGGCGGCGGTGGCAGTTTCCACTGCGCCAGCCAGCAGATGCCGAGCGCCTGA
- a CDS encoding M28 family metallopeptidase, translating to MMLSGCATMDAGGAAGAPAISATTLQDVVRTLSSDEFEGREPGTPGEEKTVTYIAEAFAAAGLQPGNKGSWYQDVPLAEITASNHEKLRVGDMQFTQGTDWVGVTYREQDRIDLDNAELVFVGYGINAPERDWNDYAGIDMRGKVALILVNDPDYQHEGLDGPFGGRAMTYYGRWTYKFEEAARQGAAGALIVHDTFPASYGWNVVESSWTGPQAHAARGDKGASQTLMNGWVQKGVAERIVAATGGDLAALAAAAQRPGFGAMPLGINVGTGFDNSIRRFQSRNVVGLLPGAERPDEYVLYSGHWDHLGRCTPAPDGDDICNGAIDNATGIAALVALAEANRAAGPAARSQVFLAVTAEESGLLGSEYYGANPVFPLAQTVGGVNMDAIAMAGPARDVTVIGGGKSELDAVLEQALAASGRRITPDAAPEAGYYYRSDHFSLAKRGVPMFYIDGGQDLVNGGTAAGAAWDAAYREKAYHGPKDEYDPNWTWDGVTADVALYYRLGRTLADGTTWPNWYPDDEFRRIRDQSCAASAAGC from the coding sequence ATGATGCTAAGCGGCTGCGCCACCATGGATGCGGGCGGCGCGGCCGGCGCACCGGCGATCAGCGCCACCACCTTGCAGGATGTCGTCCGCACGCTCTCCTCCGACGAGTTCGAGGGGCGCGAACCCGGCACGCCGGGCGAGGAGAAGACCGTTACCTACATCGCGGAGGCATTCGCGGCGGCCGGGCTGCAGCCCGGCAACAAGGGTAGTTGGTACCAGGACGTGCCTCTGGCGGAGATCACCGCGAGCAATCACGAGAAGCTGCGCGTCGGCGACATGCAGTTCACGCAAGGCACCGACTGGGTGGGCGTCACCTACCGGGAACAGGACCGCATCGACCTCGACAATGCGGAGCTGGTTTTCGTCGGCTATGGCATCAACGCGCCGGAGCGGGACTGGAATGATTATGCCGGGATCGACATGCGCGGCAAGGTGGCGCTGATCCTGGTCAATGACCCCGATTACCAGCACGAGGGACTGGATGGCCCGTTCGGTGGCCGGGCGATGACCTATTACGGCCGCTGGACCTACAAGTTTGAGGAAGCGGCCCGGCAGGGCGCCGCGGGTGCGCTGATCGTGCATGACACGTTCCCGGCCTCCTACGGCTGGAACGTCGTCGAAAGCAGCTGGACCGGGCCGCAGGCGCATGCCGCGCGGGGTGACAAGGGCGCCAGCCAGACGCTGATGAACGGCTGGGTGCAGAAAGGCGTGGCGGAACGGATCGTTGCCGCGACCGGCGGGGATCTCGCCGCGCTGGCCGCGGCGGCGCAGCGGCCCGGCTTCGGGGCGATGCCGCTGGGGATCAATGTCGGCACCGGCTTTGACAACAGCATCCGCCGGTTCCAGTCGCGCAATGTCGTCGGCCTGCTGCCAGGGGCGGAGCGGCCGGACGAATATGTGCTGTATTCCGGGCACTGGGATCACCTGGGCCGCTGCACTCCCGCGCCCGATGGCGACGACATCTGCAACGGCGCGATCGACAATGCCACCGGCATCGCCGCACTGGTCGCCCTGGCGGAGGCGAACCGCGCCGCCGGCCCCGCCGCGCGCAGCCAGGTGTTCCTCGCCGTGACGGCGGAGGAATCCGGGCTGCTGGGGAGCGAGTATTACGGCGCCAACCCGGTGTTTCCGCTGGCGCAGACCGTGGGCGGCGTAAACATGGATGCGATTGCCATGGCCGGCCCGGCGCGCGACGTCACGGTGATCGGCGGCGGCAAGAGCGAGCTGGACGCGGTGCTGGAACAGGCGCTGGCCGCCAGCGGGCGCAGGATTACGCCCGACGCCGCGCCGGAAGCGGGCTATTATTACCGTTCCGACCATTTCAGCCTGGCGAAGCGGGGCGTGCCGATGTTCTACATCGATGGTGGGCAGGACCTGGTGAACGGGGGCACCGCCGCCGGCGCGGCATGGGACGCGGCCTACCGCGAAAAGGCCTATCACGGACCGAAGGACGAATACGATCCGAACTGGACGTGGGACGGGGTCACCGCTGACGTCGCCCTCTACTATCGGCTTGGCCGCACGCTGGCGGATGGCACGACCTGGCCCAATTGGTACCCCGACGATGAATTCCGCCGCATCCGTGACCAGAGCTGCGCCGCCAGCGCGGCCGGGTGCTGA
- a CDS encoding glutamine-synthetase adenylyltransferase, whose protein sequence is MEHAWTDALARARRHSPFLARALERQPALAALLAEGRGTEALAQAKTIVAPDLATELRRQRLALATVLAVGDLAGAFPLAQVMGELSAFADRALDRAIAHAITARVPDAAPAGFVALALGKQGAGELNYSSDIDPILLYDPATLPRRSRDEPAEAAQRYARAVTEMLGRQDADGYVFRVDLRLRPASEVSPPAISFDAALSHYESSAVAWERAAFIRARAAGGDILAGQRFLQAITPFVWRRSLDFTAVEDIRRLTRRIREAYDGPRQPGPGFDLKRGRGGIREIEFFAQTHQLVHGGRRPALRLRGTRAALDALATEGLIAADTADALGTAYDRLRTVEHRLQMVDDRQTHSLPGTVPALDNVAQLDGLPDGAALVSELAELTRIVAGHYDSLLGEDRAAPSVPALAQHHADRVAGWRATLRALRGVEARAAFDAVLPWLLDAFDKAPDPPQAMARWERLLTRLPSAVNLFRLFEQRPGLLDEVLRLLTLSRPLGDALASRPALLDRLIDPSARDLPPSVPALAQQMRPADTASDLEARLDRIRQVVGEERFALGAQLVAARHDAVAIAEGLGRVAEAALGCAGEAAIAAFEAAHGRVPGGRLVILGLGRLGGGAPTHASDLDLVYLFTGGIGVESDGLRPLTASLYFNRLAQRVTAAVSVPTAEGALYEVDTRLRPQGAQGPLAVSMDSFARYQREEAWTWEHMALTRARALFGTAQDRADVTALLGEVLRMPRDAADLRAQVLAMRAEMAAHKPATGPLDVKLLRGGLVDLEFVIHFLQLRGGVALHPQLGLALADLIALGLLPAALADHHAVLARVLVAQRLFAPDGGEPAEVARPALAAACGLADYPALLQASAQARAAVAQAWHDVLQVDLEV, encoded by the coding sequence ATGGAGCATGCCTGGACCGACGCACTGGCGCGCGCCCGGCGCCACTCCCCCTTCCTCGCCCGCGCGCTGGAGCGGCAGCCGGCCCTCGCCGCGTTGCTGGCAGAGGGGCGGGGCACGGAAGCACTGGCGCAGGCCAAGACGATTGTCGCACCCGATCTGGCCACCGAATTGCGGCGGCAGCGGCTGGCGCTCGCCACCGTGCTGGCGGTGGGCGACCTCGCCGGCGCATTTCCGCTGGCGCAAGTCATGGGCGAACTCAGCGCCTTTGCCGATCGCGCGCTGGACCGGGCAATCGCCCACGCCATCACCGCGCGCGTGCCGGACGCCGCGCCGGCGGGCTTCGTCGCGCTGGCGCTGGGCAAGCAGGGCGCGGGCGAGCTCAACTACTCGTCCGACATCGATCCCATCCTGCTGTACGATCCCGCCACCCTGCCCCGCCGTTCGCGGGACGAACCGGCGGAGGCGGCGCAGCGCTATGCCCGCGCCGTGACGGAGATGCTGGGGCGGCAGGATGCGGACGGCTACGTCTTTCGCGTCGACCTCCGCCTGCGGCCCGCCAGCGAGGTGAGCCCGCCCGCCATCTCCTTCGATGCGGCGCTGAGCCACTACGAAAGCAGCGCGGTGGCTTGGGAACGGGCCGCTTTCATCCGCGCGCGCGCGGCGGGCGGCGACATCCTGGCGGGGCAGCGTTTCCTGCAGGCGATCACCCCGTTCGTCTGGCGACGCAGCCTGGATTTCACCGCGGTCGAGGACATCCGCCGCCTGACCCGCCGCATCCGGGAGGCCTATGATGGCCCGCGGCAGCCTGGCCCCGGCTTCGACCTGAAGCGTGGGCGCGGCGGTATCCGGGAGATCGAGTTCTTCGCCCAGACGCATCAGCTGGTCCACGGGGGGCGGCGCCCGGCATTGCGCCTGCGCGGCACCCGCGCTGCGCTGGATGCGCTGGCGACGGAGGGGCTGATCGCCGCCGACACGGCGGACGCGCTCGGCACCGCTTATGACCGGCTGCGCACGGTCGAGCACCGGCTGCAGATGGTGGACGACCGGCAGACGCATAGCCTGCCGGGCACGGTGCCAGCGCTGGACAATGTGGCGCAACTGGACGGCCTGCCCGACGGAGCGGCGCTGGTGTCGGAGCTTGCGGAACTGACCCGGATTGTTGCCGGCCATTACGACTCCCTGTTGGGGGAGGATCGCGCCGCGCCGTCCGTGCCAGCGTTGGCACAGCACCACGCGGACCGGGTCGCAGGCTGGCGCGCCACCCTGCGCGCCTTGCGCGGGGTGGAAGCGCGCGCGGCGTTCGATGCGGTGCTGCCCTGGTTGCTGGACGCATTCGACAAGGCGCCCGATCCGCCGCAGGCGATGGCCCGGTGGGAACGGCTGCTGACGCGTCTCCCCTCCGCCGTGAACCTGTTCCGCCTGTTCGAGCAGCGCCCCGGCCTGCTGGACGAGGTGCTGCGCCTGTTGACGCTGTCGCGCCCGCTGGGCGATGCGTTGGCGTCGCGGCCGGCGCTGCTCGACCGGCTGATCGATCCATCCGCGCGCGACCTGCCCCCGTCCGTGCCGGCGCTGGCACAGCAAATGCGGCCCGCCGACACTGCCAGTGATCTGGAGGCGCGGCTTGACCGTATCCGGCAGGTAGTGGGGGAGGAACGCTTCGCCCTGGGCGCGCAGCTCGTCGCTGCGCGGCACGATGCGGTCGCCATCGCCGAAGGGCTGGGCCGCGTGGCGGAGGCGGCGCTGGGCTGCGCAGGCGAGGCAGCGATCGCCGCTTTCGAAGCGGCGCATGGCCGTGTGCCGGGCGGCAGGCTGGTGATCCTGGGATTGGGCCGGCTGGGCGGTGGGGCGCCGACACATGCCAGCGACCTCGACCTCGTCTACCTGTTCACCGGCGGCATCGGCGTGGAATCGGATGGGCTGCGCCCGCTCACCGCCTCGCTCTACTTCAACCGGCTGGCGCAGCGGGTTACTGCGGCGGTGAGCGTGCCGACCGCCGAAGGCGCGCTGTACGAGGTCGATACCCGCCTGCGGCCGCAGGGCGCGCAAGGACCGCTGGCGGTGAGCATGGACAGCTTCGCCCGCTACCAGCGGGAGGAGGCGTGGACGTGGGAGCACATGGCGCTGACCCGCGCCCGCGCGCTGTTCGGCACGGCGCAGGACCGGGCCGATGTTACCGCGCTGCTGGGCGAGGTCCTGCGCATGCCGCGCGACGCGGCCGACCTGCGGGCGCAGGTGCTGGCCATGCGGGCGGAGATGGCCGCGCACAAGCCGGCGACCGGGCCGCTGGATGTGAAGTTGCTGCGCGGTGGCCTCGTCGATCTGGAATTCGTCATCCACTTCCTGCAATTGCGCGGCGGCGTCGCGCTGCACCCGCAACTGGGCCTGGCGCTCGCGGACCTGATTGCACTGGGCCTGCTGCCAGCCGCACTTGCCGACCACCATGCCGTGCTGGCCCGGGTGCTGGTGGCGCAACGGCTGTTCGCGCCGGATGGCGGGGAACCGGCAGAGGTTGCCCGCCCTGCCCTCGCCGCCGCATGCGGCCTTGCCGATTACCCTGCCCTGCTGCAGGCGAGCGCACAGGCACGCGCAGCCGTGGCGCAGGCCTGGCACGATGTGCTGCAAGTGGATCTGGAGGTTTGA
- a CDS encoding peroxiredoxin: protein MADIGDAMPDVALTGVDGATVRPADFAGRKAVLFFYPKDDTPGCTTESLDFSALLPDFAAAGIAVLGISKDPPAKHAKFTAKHGLTVPLASDAAENGLSDAMGIWGEKSMYGRTYMGMERATYLLDADGRIARIWRKVKVKGHAAEVLAAAQAL from the coding sequence ATGGCCGACATTGGTGACGCGATGCCCGACGTGGCACTGACCGGTGTAGACGGCGCCACGGTGCGCCCCGCCGATTTCGCCGGGCGCAAGGCGGTGCTGTTCTTCTATCCCAAGGATGACACGCCAGGCTGCACAACGGAAAGCCTCGACTTCTCCGCCCTGCTGCCGGACTTCGCCGCAGCGGGGATCGCGGTGCTGGGGATCAGCAAGGACCCGCCGGCGAAACATGCCAAGTTCACCGCCAAGCATGGCCTCACCGTCCCGCTCGCCTCCGACGCGGCGGAGAACGGCCTCAGCGATGCGATGGGCATCTGGGGAGAGAAGAGCATGTATGGCCGCACCTATATGGGTATGGAGCGGGCCACCTATCTGCTGGACGCCGACGGCCGCATCGCGCGAATCTGGCGCAAGGTGAAGGTGAAAGGCCACGCGGCGGAGGTGCTGGCGGCGGCACAGGCCCTATGA
- a CDS encoding ferritin-like domain-containing protein, with product MTSISAGIASALTNGEPRVKAMEVRALVRAWRKGALDWTWETPMPDRPAVPAGLRLLPPAQMPPRRKAGSAATRIALWHSVAHIEYVAIDLALDAAGRFGEAQGPEFVGDFLAVATDEAMHWALIARKLHTLGSHYGALSAHDGLWQAAEDTNGDVAARLAVVPMVLEARGLDVTPAMRDRVRASGDEGGARILQRILDDEVGHVAAGAKHLDSVARARGQTYENYWKTLVQRYFRGRLKPPFNDSARQAAGLPRSIYHALA from the coding sequence ATGACCTCCATTTCCGCCGGGATCGCCAGCGCCCTCACCAATGGAGAGCCGCGCGTCAAGGCGATGGAGGTTCGCGCACTGGTACGGGCGTGGCGCAAGGGTGCGCTGGATTGGACGTGGGAGACGCCGATGCCCGATCGGCCGGCGGTGCCTGCCGGCCTGCGCCTGCTGCCGCCTGCACAGATGCCGCCCCGCCGCAAAGCCGGGTCCGCCGCGACGCGCATCGCCCTGTGGCACTCGGTTGCGCATATCGAATACGTTGCCATCGACCTGGCGCTGGATGCCGCCGGCCGTTTCGGCGAAGCGCAGGGGCCCGAGTTTGTCGGCGACTTCCTGGCCGTCGCCACGGACGAGGCGATGCACTGGGCGCTGATCGCCCGCAAGCTCCACACCCTTGGCAGCCATTACGGCGCGCTGTCGGCGCATGACGGCCTGTGGCAAGCGGCGGAGGACACGAATGGCGACGTCGCCGCGCGGCTGGCTGTCGTACCGATGGTGCTGGAAGCGCGCGGGCTGGACGTGACGCCGGCCATGCGTGACCGAGTGCGGGCGAGCGGTGACGAAGGCGGCGCGCGCATCCTGCAGCGAATCCTTGACGATGAAGTCGGCCACGTCGCCGCCGGTGCCAAGCACCTCGATTCTGTCGCCCGGGCTCGCGGACAGACTTATGAAAACTACTGGAAAACCCTTGTTCAGCGGTACTTTCGCGGAAGGTTAAAGCCACCGTTCAACGACTCAGCGCGGCAAGCTGCCGGTCTGCCGCGCAGCATCTATCACGCCCTTGCGTGA
- a CDS encoding M23 family metallopeptidase: protein MFSKLAIAAAGIAAILASPTMAQESTAAATQLTSAQITGVIEAPAATGTGDAEFSELFASWQQSGAVQTAAASGLAIAPTQRVSVPSRMPLDAMRLSSNYGMRSHPVIGGRRQHNGVDLAAPTGTPVYAPADGLVSRADAWGSYGNYIALEHGGDLQTRFGHLSGFAVTAGERVTKGQLIGYVGSTGRSTGPHLHYEVRVAGEPVDPRPYMLDNGAAHESPTGRIAL, encoded by the coding sequence ATGTTCAGCAAGCTCGCCATTGCCGCCGCCGGGATCGCCGCCATCCTGGCGTCGCCCACCATGGCCCAGGAAAGCACCGCCGCCGCCACCCAGCTGACCAGCGCGCAGATCACCGGCGTGATCGAGGCGCCGGCCGCCACCGGCACCGGCGATGCGGAGTTCAGCGAGCTGTTCGCCAGCTGGCAGCAATCGGGCGCCGTGCAAACCGCGGCCGCCAGTGGCCTCGCCATCGCGCCGACGCAGCGCGTATCTGTCCCGTCCCGCATGCCGCTGGATGCGATGCGGCTGAGCAGCAATTACGGCATGCGTTCCCACCCCGTGATCGGTGGCCGCCGGCAGCACAATGGCGTGGACCTTGCCGCGCCGACGGGCACCCCGGTCTATGCCCCGGCCGACGGGCTGGTCAGCCGCGCGGATGCATGGGGCTCCTACGGCAATTACATCGCGCTGGAACATGGCGGCGACCTGCAGACGCGCTTTGGCCATCTGTCCGGGTTCGCCGTGACCGCTGGGGAGCGGGTGACCAAGGGGCAGCTGATCGGCTATGTCGGCAGCACCGGCCGCTCCACCGGCCCGCACCTGCATTATGAAGTGCGTGTTGCGGGCGAGCCGGTCGATCCTCGACCCTACATGCTGGACAATGGTGCTGCGCACGAAAGCCCAACCGGTCGCATCGCTCTGTAA
- the metK gene encoding methionine adenosyltransferase, whose protein sequence is MRQNYLFTSESVSEGHPDKVADQISDAIVDLFLSKDPEARIACETMTTTQFVGLAGEIRCKGVYENGEWAPGALEEIERTVRETVRDIGYEQDGFHWEKFTFQNRLHGQSAEIAQGVDASGNKDEGAGDQGIMFGYACSETPDLMPATLDYSHKILQRMAADRKNGAAPFLEPDAKSQVTLRFENGVPVACPAIVVSTQHARGYHTGAEEAELKAYVKGVVADILPAGLLSDSTQYHINPTGAFEIGGPDGDAGLTGRKIIVDTYGGAAPHGGGAFSGKDPTKVDRSAAYITRYLAKNVVAAGLATRCTIQIAYAIGVSQPLSLYVDTHGTCADGVTDAGLEQAIQSLGSLGGLTPRAIRTKLQLNKPIYRQTAAYGHFGRTPEGDAFPWERTDLADELKAALGR, encoded by the coding sequence ATGCGTCAGAACTACCTGTTCACGTCCGAAAGCGTGTCCGAAGGTCATCCGGACAAGGTCGCGGACCAGATTTCAGATGCCATTGTCGACCTGTTTCTGTCCAAGGATCCGGAGGCGCGGATCGCCTGCGAGACGATGACCACGACACAGTTCGTCGGACTGGCGGGCGAAATCCGCTGCAAGGGCGTGTACGAGAACGGCGAATGGGCGCCGGGCGCGCTGGAAGAGATCGAGCGTACCGTGCGCGAGACCGTGCGCGACATCGGGTACGAGCAGGACGGTTTCCATTGGGAGAAGTTCACCTTCCAGAACCGGCTGCATGGGCAGTCGGCTGAAATCGCGCAGGGCGTCGATGCCAGCGGCAACAAGGATGAAGGCGCGGGCGACCAGGGCATCATGTTCGGCTACGCCTGCAGCGAGACGCCGGACCTGATGCCCGCGACGCTGGATTACAGCCACAAAATCCTGCAGCGCATGGCCGCCGACCGCAAGAACGGCGCCGCCCCGTTCCTGGAACCGGACGCCAAGAGCCAGGTGACGCTGCGGTTCGAGAACGGCGTGCCGGTGGCCTGCCCGGCGATTGTCGTGTCCACCCAGCATGCCCGCGGGTACCACACCGGGGCCGAGGAGGCCGAGCTCAAGGCCTATGTGAAGGGTGTCGTCGCCGACATCCTGCCTGCCGGGCTGCTGTCGGACAGCACGCAATACCACATAAATCCAACCGGCGCGTTCGAGATCGGCGGACCTGACGGCGATGCCGGGCTGACCGGGCGCAAGATCATCGTCGACACCTATGGCGGTGCCGCGCCCCACGGCGGTGGCGCGTTCAGCGGCAAGGACCCGACCAAGGTCGATCGCTCCGCCGCTTACATCACCCGCTATCTTGCAAAGAACGTGGTTGCCGCGGGCCTGGCGACGCGTTGCACGATCCAGATCGCCTACGCGATCGGCGTGTCGCAGCCGCTGTCGCTGTATGTCGATACGCATGGCACCTGCGCCGACGGCGTAACCGATGCCGGGCTGGAACAGGCGATCCAGTCGCTTGGTTCGCTGGGCGGCCTGACCCCGCGCGCGATCCGCACCAAGCTGCAGCTCAACAAGCCGATCTATCGCCAGACCGCAGCCTATGGCCATTTTGGCCGGACGCCTGAAGGTGACGCCTTCCCGTGGGAGCGGACCGACCTGGCGGACGAGCTGAAGGCGGCACTGGGGCGCTGA